The following is a genomic window from Saprospiraceae bacterium.
TTGGTGACAAAATTACCATTGACAAATATACCATAGAAGTGGTAGACAAAGATGGACAAAAAGTGGACAAAGTGATGGTGACAAAAAATCAGATTTTTTAACATACTAAAAGTTGAAAATGATTTTTTACATGAATGATATAAAACAATAAATTTGGTAAAAATCTTAAATATTCTGAAAAATACCGGGCCAGGCATCCTGATCACTGCTGCATTTATAGGCCCCGGAACGGTGACGGTTTGTCTGCTTGCAGGCAATCATTTTGGCTTTGCATTGCTGTGGACGATGTTGTTTGCGACAGTGACCACTATAGTGCTTCAGGAGATGTCAGCAAGATTGGGATTGGTGACAGGAGCCGGACTGAGTCATGCCATCCGACAATCTGTCCATCTGCCCATCATCAGGTATGTGGCATTTGCTCTGATTTTTACAGGTATTTTGCTGGGAAATGCTGCTTATGAAGCTGGAAACATCAGCGGTACGCTGATAGGCATAAAAATGGTGGTGGATTCGGATATACCATCCTATTTGCTGAACCTCCTTGTCTATCTTCCTGCATTTTTATTGTTGTATTTTGGTACCTTTAAGCATTTTGAAAGATTTTTTATTGCATTAGTCGTTTTGATGAGTATTGCTTTTTTAGCCACCGCAATCATGTCGGCTCCGGATTTTTTGTCTTTGCTGCAAGGATTTAAACCATCATTGCCATCTGAAAGCTTACTTACCGTAGTAGGACTGATTGGCACGACTGTTGTTCCTTACAATTTGTTTTTACATGCTGATGTGATTCGCCAAAAATGGCAGAATGTGAACGACTTGCCATTGGTAAAGAAGGATACCATCATAGCAGTCACTGTAGGAGGTTTGATATCCGGATGTATCATCATCACTGGTGCATCGTTTTCCGGTACTGAGATCAGAGGTATTAGTGAACTTTCTGTACCTTTCACTCAGATGTATGGTAGTGCAGGAAAGTATTTGTTTGGATTCGGAATTTTTGCTGCAGGTTTTACTTCTACTATCACTGCTCCGCTTGCTGCGTCTTTAGTGGCCAAAGGATTATTTGGTTGGGATGCTGAAAGTGATAAAAACAAAATCAGAATAGTGTGGATCATCATCCTGACGACGGGATATATTTTAGCATCTGTAGGATATAAACCCATCGAGATCATAAAAATTGCGCAATTTGCCAATGGACTTCTGTTGCCACTCATCGCCGGATTCCTGATCTGGGTAGTCAACAGAAAGAGCCTTATGGGAC
Proteins encoded in this region:
- a CDS encoding Nramp family divalent metal transporter, yielding MLNILKNTGPGILITAAFIGPGTVTVCLLAGNHFGFALLWTMLFATVTTIVLQEMSARLGLVTGAGLSHAIRQSVHLPIIRYVAFALIFTGILLGNAAYEAGNISGTLIGIKMVVDSDIPSYLLNLLVYLPAFLLLYFGTFKHFERFFIALVVLMSIAFLATAIMSAPDFLSLLQGFKPSLPSESLLTVVGLIGTTVVPYNLFLHADVIRQKWQNVNDLPLVKKDTIIAVTVGGLISGCIIITGASFSGTEIRGISELSVPFTQMYGSAGKYLFGFGIFAAGFTSTITAPLAASLVAKGLFGWDAESDKNKIRIVWIIILTTGYILASVGYKPIEIIKIAQFANGLLLPLIAGFLIWVVNRKSLMGQFVNSTLQNILAVFVLFVTMILGMKGVGLI